From the genome of Streptomyces sp. NBC_00659, one region includes:
- a CDS encoding transposase, with protein sequence MESMGKKKPRPRRSFTPEFKAGIVELCRRGDRSVGQVAKDFGLTETAVRLWIGQAEADAGERDGLTSTEREESAALRRENHRLREDVDILKRATAFFVTIKRELLDARPWPSRAAARTEIFDFIEGWYNLHRLHSSLGHRSPAEYETVLAA encoded by the coding sequence ATGGAGAGCATGGGGAAGAAGAAGCCTCGGCCTCGGCGTTCGTTCACGCCGGAGTTCAAGGCCGGGATCGTCGAGCTGTGCCGACGCGGTGACCGCTCGGTCGGCCAGGTGGCCAAAGACTTCGGCCTGACCGAGACCGCGGTGCGGCTGTGGATCGGCCAGGCCGAGGCCGACGCGGGCGAGCGCGACGGCCTGACCAGCACTGAACGCGAAGAGTCGGCCGCCCTGCGGCGGGAGAACCACCGGCTGCGGGAGGACGTGGACATTCTCAAGCGGGCCACGGCTTTCTTCGTCACCATCAAAAGGGAGTTGCTCGACGCGAGACCCTGGCCCAGCCGGGCCGCCGCCCGCACCGAGATCTTCGACTTCATCGAGGGCTGGTACAACTTGCACCGACTGCACAGCAGCCTCGGCCACCGCAGTCCCGCCGAATACGAGACCGTACTCGCAGCGTGA
- a CDS encoding calcium-binding protein, whose product MAPDASAAGDGPKITKVVVNGGKNIVVGPTAVTYFTVSVTASDPAGVKETWLDIWHGSGSYDDHDGGIARSGELKCAASSSTTTTCTSSFQVKADARAYTNEVTNAFAGIWHVRPGAISGNRVQSWEDSYSTVKVQRASQLTVNATPEPVTKGKTVTVTGKLSRANWDTHKYAGYSGQPVKLQFRKKGSTTYSTIKTVTTSSTGTLKTTVKASVDGYYRYSFAGTSTTPAANSSGDLLDVR is encoded by the coding sequence ATGGCCCCCGACGCAAGTGCGGCCGGCGACGGACCGAAGATCACCAAGGTGGTCGTCAACGGAGGCAAGAACATCGTGGTGGGCCCCACCGCCGTCACGTACTTCACCGTATCGGTGACCGCCTCCGACCCCGCCGGCGTGAAGGAGACATGGCTCGACATTTGGCATGGCAGCGGCTCCTACGACGACCACGACGGCGGGATCGCCCGGTCTGGCGAGCTCAAGTGCGCCGCATCGAGCTCCACTACAACCACCTGCACAAGCTCCTTCCAGGTCAAAGCCGATGCCAGGGCCTACACCAACGAAGTGACCAACGCGTTCGCAGGCATCTGGCACGTCCGCCCCGGCGCCATCTCCGGCAACCGGGTCCAGTCCTGGGAGGATTCCTACAGCACTGTCAAGGTGCAGCGCGCCTCTCAGCTCACCGTCAATGCCACGCCCGAGCCAGTGACGAAGGGCAAGACCGTCACGGTCACGGGAAAGCTCTCGCGCGCGAACTGGGACACCCACAAGTACGCGGGCTACTCAGGCCAGCCCGTCAAGCTGCAGTTCCGCAAGAAGGGCAGCACCACATACAGCACGATCAAGACCGTCACGACAAGCAGCACCGGCACACTGAAGACCACAGTGAAGGCTTCAGTCGACGGGTACTACCGCTACTCCTTCGCGGGCACCTCGACAACACCAGCAGCCAACTCCAGCGGTGACCTCCTCGACGTGAGGTAA
- a CDS encoding SDR family oxidoreductase, translating to MSETNTVNHHKVALVTGANKGIGYEIAAGLGALGWSVGIGARNEERREAAVDKLRAAGADAFGVPLDVTDDASVTAAARLVKERAGRLDALVNNAGITGGGPQEPTTVDVNRVRAAVETNVIGVIRVTNALLPLLRRSSSPRIVNVSSSVGSLTLQTTPGAETGPIAVAYSPSKTFLNAVTVQYAKELADTHILINAVCPGFTATDLNGFRGVRTPQQGAAAAIRLATVSADGPTGRFFDDEGEVPW from the coding sequence ATGAGTGAGACGAACACCGTGAACCACCACAAGGTCGCGCTGGTGACCGGGGCCAACAAGGGCATCGGGTACGAGATCGCCGCCGGGCTCGGCGCCCTCGGCTGGTCCGTCGGAATCGGCGCGCGGAACGAGGAGCGGCGCGAGGCCGCTGTGGACAAGCTGCGCGCGGCCGGAGCCGACGCGTTCGGCGTGCCGCTGGATGTGACCGACGACGCCAGCGTGACAGCGGCGGCTCGGCTGGTGAAGGAGCGGGCCGGGCGGCTCGACGCGCTCGTCAACAATGCGGGGATCACCGGCGGCGGACCGCAGGAGCCCACCACGGTCGACGTGAACCGGGTACGGGCGGCCGTGGAGACCAACGTGATCGGTGTCATCCGCGTCACCAACGCCCTGCTCCCTCTGCTGCGCCGCTCGTCGTCGCCGCGGATTGTGAACGTCTCCAGCAGCGTCGGCTCCCTCACGCTCCAGACCACGCCCGGCGCCGAGACGGGGCCCATCGCCGTCGCCTACTCTCCGTCGAAGACGTTCCTCAACGCCGTCACCGTGCAGTACGCCAAGGAACTGGCCGACACCCACATCCTGATCAACGCCGTCTGCCCCGGCTTCACGGCGACCGACCTCAACGGCTTCCGGGGAGTGCGCACCCCCCAGCAGGGCGCAGCCGCCGCGATCCGGCTGGCCACCGTATCGGCCGACGGGCCGACGGGCCGCTTCTTCGACGACGAGGGAGAGGTGCCCTGGTGA
- a CDS encoding LysR family transcriptional regulator has protein sequence METRELRYFVAVAEELHFGRAAQRLGITQPPLSRAIGGLERRLGTLLLERGSRGVALTGAGAVLLREARAALDAVEAAERRTRRAALAATGRPAVVLAAKAGASGELLAKLLDAYAAEPGAVAVDVVLCGPGEQTRLLHDGRADVALLHRPFDDTAGFDTEDLHSEGQVAIIPAGHPLSARPHVRLAEVTDLPDLPLPRWPHPDGTFPDGPGPQVRDHTQLTQLIALGRACAVVPESGRAGLREDLTAVPVPDAPHVTTVIAWPPHSRSTAVAGLVRAATAL, from the coding sequence GTGGAGACACGTGAGCTGCGGTACTTCGTCGCGGTCGCCGAAGAGCTGCACTTCGGCCGGGCCGCGCAGCGGCTCGGGATCACCCAACCCCCGCTGTCGCGGGCGATCGGCGGGCTCGAACGGCGCCTGGGCACCCTCCTGCTGGAGCGCGGCAGCCGGGGTGTCGCCCTGACCGGGGCAGGGGCGGTGCTGCTGCGGGAGGCGCGGGCGGCGCTGGACGCCGTCGAGGCCGCCGAACGGCGCACCCGCCGGGCCGCCCTCGCGGCGACCGGCCGCCCCGCCGTGGTCCTGGCCGCGAAGGCGGGAGCCTCCGGTGAACTGCTGGCGAAACTCCTCGACGCCTACGCCGCCGAGCCCGGCGCCGTCGCCGTGGACGTCGTGCTGTGCGGGCCGGGCGAGCAGACACGGTTGCTGCACGACGGCCGGGCCGACGTAGCCCTGCTGCATCGGCCGTTCGACGACACGGCCGGCTTCGACACCGAGGACCTGCACTCCGAGGGTCAGGTCGCGATCATCCCGGCGGGCCACCCTCTCAGCGCCCGCCCCCACGTGCGGCTCGCCGAGGTCACCGACCTTCCCGACCTGCCCCTGCCCCGCTGGCCTCACCCTGACGGCACCTTCCCGGACGGCCCCGGACCGCAGGTGCGCGACCACACGCAACTCACCCAGCTCATCGCCCTCGGCCGCGCCTGCGCGGTCGTGCCGGAGTCGGGCCGCGCCGGCCTGCGCGAGGACCTCACCGCCGTACCGGTCCCCGACGCCCCCCACGTCACCACGGTCATCGCCTGGCCCCCACACAGCCGCTCAACGGCGGTCGCGGGGCTGGTCCGCGCCGCCACTGCCCTGTGA
- a CDS encoding site-specific integrase, translating into MEEACAFLENAQIWRDYLYPAYVLILVLGLRKGEVLGLTWSDVNLDTGELHIRHQLQRVRRRLLHTDTAKTEASEAVLPLPDICLTALRLRQKEQQAAKERAKDLWTESDLVFTTRYGTPVEPRNFTREFDRRCERADVRRIRVHDTRHTCASLLAALDVHPRIAMQILRHSEIAVTMEVYTHVPSAETRRALRKLGKALGGGGKQKKEKKGKRKQQEGAEEPSPRAASESHSGCCTPLLYARQRPIRDQANGPLTCVGVAGFEPTTSSSRTRSAPS; encoded by the coding sequence GTGGAGGAAGCCTGCGCCTTCCTGGAGAACGCCCAGATCTGGCGGGACTACCTCTACCCGGCGTACGTCCTGATCCTCGTTCTCGGCCTGCGCAAGGGCGAGGTTCTTGGCCTCACCTGGTCGGACGTGAACCTTGATACGGGGGAGCTGCACATTCGCCACCAGCTACAGCGGGTCCGCCGGCGGCTGCTGCACACCGACACGGCCAAGACGGAGGCCTCGGAGGCGGTGCTCCCGCTGCCTGACATCTGCCTGACTGCCCTCCGGCTCCGCCAGAAGGAGCAGCAGGCCGCGAAGGAGCGGGCCAAGGATCTGTGGACGGAGTCAGATCTCGTCTTCACCACCCGCTACGGCACCCCGGTCGAGCCGAGGAACTTCACCCGCGAGTTCGACCGCCGCTGCGAGCGCGCCGACGTCCGCCGTATCCGTGTCCACGACACCCGCCACACCTGCGCATCGCTCCTGGCGGCCCTCGACGTCCACCCCCGGATCGCGATGCAGATTCTCCGCCACTCGGAGATCGCGGTCACGATGGAGGTCTACACGCACGTGCCCTCTGCCGAGACCCGTCGGGCGCTCCGCAAGCTAGGCAAGGCGCTGGGTGGCGGCGGCAAGCAGAAGAAGGAAAAGAAGGGGAAGCGCAAGCAGCAAGAGGGGGCGGAAGAGCCGTCGCCGAGGGCGGCCAGCGAGAGCCATAGCGGTTGCTGTACTCCGCTGCTGTACGCACGACAGAGGCCCATTCGCGATCAAGCGAATGGGCCTCTGACCTGTGTCGGGGTGGCGGGATTTGAACCCACGACCTCTTCGTCCCGAACGCGGTCAGCCCCCTCGTGA
- a CDS encoding restriction endonuclease encodes MIPAPRSAALEVSFGDLGEADLLVDAVYAGGSLGHSGDDPIGKLLPGTGNQGGFRYAGSPAKGTVRLAVLYTSGGAVDWPDYLDVETGTFTYYGDNRTPGTGLHETPRKGNVLLRDAFAFSHGTAHERGSGVPPFLLFERAAPGRAVRFRGLLAPGGPTLAPDDELSAIWRATGPTRFQNYRARFTVLDQACIPRAWIRHVLAGGNPLEGECPDVWRTWVESRVYRPLLAPATTVIRSTAQQFPDDPAGEAMLAEIRDYFRGRETDFEECAVAIWRLIAPSTGTVDVTRPSRDGGRDAVGSYVLGPSAAPIRIDFALEAKCYKPDNSVGVREVSRLISRIRHRNFGVLVTTSHFNRQVQSEVHEDGHPIALVCGRDIIDALRQHGRTTPASVRDWLHQSFAHTQ; translated from the coding sequence ATGATCCCTGCTCCGCGCTCAGCTGCACTTGAAGTTTCCTTTGGAGACCTCGGTGAGGCCGACTTGCTCGTCGATGCTGTCTACGCCGGTGGATCGCTTGGGCACTCCGGCGATGACCCCATCGGCAAGTTGCTGCCCGGGACCGGAAACCAGGGAGGGTTCCGCTACGCCGGTTCCCCGGCGAAGGGCACGGTTCGTCTGGCCGTGCTGTACACCAGCGGTGGAGCGGTGGACTGGCCGGACTACCTGGATGTTGAGACAGGCACCTTCACCTACTACGGCGACAACCGGACCCCGGGCACGGGGCTGCATGAAACGCCGCGCAAGGGAAACGTACTGCTGCGGGATGCCTTCGCCTTCTCTCATGGCACAGCCCATGAACGGGGGAGCGGCGTTCCGCCTTTCCTATTGTTTGAGAGGGCGGCGCCTGGCCGGGCAGTGCGCTTCCGCGGGTTGCTCGCCCCCGGCGGGCCGACGCTGGCACCCGATGACGAACTCTCGGCCATCTGGCGTGCGACCGGGCCGACGCGGTTCCAGAACTATCGGGCGCGATTCACCGTGCTGGACCAGGCCTGCATCCCACGTGCTTGGATCCGGCATGTGCTGGCCGGCGGCAATCCACTGGAGGGCGAATGCCCCGACGTCTGGAGGACGTGGGTCGAAAGCCGCGTCTACCGGCCGCTGCTCGCACCGGCCACGACGGTCATACGCTCAACTGCCCAGCAGTTTCCTGATGACCCGGCCGGTGAAGCCATGCTGGCAGAGATCCGGGATTACTTCCGTGGGCGGGAGACAGACTTCGAAGAGTGCGCCGTAGCCATCTGGCGGTTGATCGCCCCGTCCACCGGGACCGTGGACGTGACGCGGCCGAGCCGCGACGGCGGACGAGACGCCGTGGGCTCATACGTGCTAGGACCGTCAGCAGCCCCGATCCGCATCGACTTCGCCCTAGAAGCCAAGTGCTACAAGCCCGACAACAGCGTCGGTGTCCGGGAAGTCTCACGCCTCATCTCCCGCATCCGGCACCGCAACTTCGGGGTGCTCGTCACCACCTCACACTTCAACCGACAGGTCCAGAGCGAGGTGCACGAGGACGGACACCCGATCGCCCTCGTCTGCGGGCGGGACATCATCGACGCGCTCCGGCAGCACGGCCGGACCACGCCCGCGTCAGTGCGGGACTGGCTACACCAGAGCTTTGCGCACACCCAGTAA
- a CDS encoding DUF6932 family protein, producing the protein MPGLDPTTGLLPPGRYAVSLDELYTALVESTGSDVRRAIWEEWTRHRTAVEAFTGGISRMWVGGSFVSSKPDPSDVDVTYLLSAQAYDRLDRETLADLDDLTLRAWCVEQKMRVDAHLVRLPERVPVSQMVPSLLSQESKQSFRDLGLYDEVWQCIKPSSAQSVPDVLRRGYVEVLL; encoded by the coding sequence TTGCCCGGGCTTGACCCGACCACGGGCCTGCTGCCGCCCGGCCGTTACGCAGTGTCCCTGGACGAGTTGTACACAGCGCTTGTGGAATCCACAGGCTCCGATGTTCGGCGGGCAATCTGGGAAGAATGGACTCGGCACCGGACGGCAGTCGAGGCGTTCACAGGGGGGATTAGCCGCATGTGGGTCGGAGGAAGCTTCGTCAGCAGCAAGCCTGACCCCAGCGACGTAGATGTGACGTACCTGCTGAGCGCCCAAGCCTACGATCGCCTGGATCGAGAGACCCTGGCCGACCTAGACGATCTGACGCTCCGGGCGTGGTGCGTAGAGCAGAAGATGCGCGTCGATGCCCATCTGGTTCGGCTCCCCGAGAGGGTTCCTGTCTCACAGATGGTGCCTAGCCTCCTCAGCCAGGAGTCAAAACAGTCCTTCCGAGACTTGGGCCTCTACGATGAGGTGTGGCAGTGCATCAAGCCATCGTCTGCCCAGTCGGTTCCTGATGTATTGCGTCGAGGGTACGTGGAGGTGCTGCTGTGA
- a CDS encoding GNAT family N-acetyltransferase, whose protein sequence is MIIAPAEPHDVTKLLTFREEAAAWLRDLGSDQWSRPYPAAKLLATIEAGTVFMLRDGHTTAGTITLTPDAEEGLWTDGELAEPSMFVNKLTVAREYAGQDLGGRLLDWAGDRAQRAGARWLRLDAWTTNEGLQQYYLAHGFTHVRTVREGGAVNGGPRVSGWLAQRAARLADHGFTDRTPAPERLPFAA, encoded by the coding sequence GTGATCATCGCTCCGGCAGAACCGCACGACGTGACAAAGTTGCTCACCTTTCGCGAGGAAGCGGCAGCCTGGTTGCGTGATCTGGGGTCCGACCAGTGGAGCCGCCCTTATCCTGCTGCCAAGCTGTTGGCCACGATCGAGGCAGGCACCGTGTTCATGCTCCGGGACGGGCACACGACCGCCGGCACGATCACGCTCACGCCGGACGCCGAAGAGGGCCTGTGGACGGACGGCGAACTGGCCGAACCGTCAATGTTCGTCAACAAGCTCACTGTCGCTCGCGAGTACGCGGGGCAGGACCTCGGGGGTCGGCTGCTCGACTGGGCTGGCGACCGTGCGCAACGTGCGGGCGCACGGTGGCTCCGCCTGGACGCATGGACGACGAACGAGGGGCTTCAGCAGTACTACCTTGCCCACGGTTTTACACACGTTCGCACTGTCCGGGAGGGTGGGGCAGTGAACGGCGGCCCTCGAGTTTCCGGGTGGCTCGCACAGCGGGCGGCACGGTTGGCTGACCACGGTTTCACGGACCGTACGCCTGCGCCCGAGAGGCTTCCGTTTGCGGCTTGA
- a CDS encoding GntR family transcriptional regulator, with protein sequence MTKQPKYRQVADVLRREIDNGTYAPGSRLPSENDLQQRFDASRNTVRNGLSLLVSEGLISSSQGLGYEVKSHEVFELNATRFEDLTFPQNGDAYRTDVTNAGRRPHQTFRVEMLPAPTDIAKRLDVSAGAKAVLRFCHRYVDDVPWSTQATYYPSWLIDASPRLAEPGDIEEGTTRYLASRGIEQVGYFDEIAARMPTPDEARLLEIGAGVPVMLWMRTGYSADRPIRCTITTFRGDLNRMNYEIGELSARNENA encoded by the coding sequence ATGACCAAGCAGCCGAAGTACCGCCAAGTCGCTGACGTCCTGCGCCGCGAGATCGACAACGGCACCTATGCGCCGGGCTCGCGGCTGCCTTCGGAGAACGACTTGCAGCAGCGATTCGACGCGTCCAGGAACACGGTCCGCAATGGGCTAAGCCTGCTGGTCAGCGAGGGTCTGATCTCGTCCAGCCAGGGGCTTGGGTATGAGGTCAAGTCGCACGAGGTGTTCGAGCTGAACGCGACACGGTTTGAGGATCTGACCTTCCCGCAGAACGGGGATGCCTACAGAACTGACGTCACGAACGCTGGACGCCGGCCCCATCAGACATTCCGCGTTGAGATGCTTCCCGCTCCAACTGATATTGCTAAACGACTCGATGTATCCGCAGGCGCGAAGGCTGTACTGCGGTTCTGTCATCGGTACGTGGACGACGTTCCGTGGTCCACTCAGGCGACTTACTATCCGTCCTGGCTGATTGACGCCTCACCACGACTGGCTGAGCCAGGGGACATAGAGGAGGGCACGACCCGCTATCTCGCATCGCGAGGGATCGAGCAGGTCGGGTACTTCGACGAGATCGCCGCCCGGATGCCCACGCCAGATGAGGCACGACTCCTGGAGATTGGCGCGGGCGTGCCAGTGATGCTCTGGATGCGTACCGGCTACTCCGCGGATCGCCCTATCCGGTGCACGATTACGACGTTCCGGGGGGACCTGAACCGCATGAACTACGAGATCGGCGAGCTGTCCGCCCGAAACGAGAACGCGTGA
- a CDS encoding DUF6284 family protein — MNPIVTVQEAVTAFADWIEPTDAELDAIEREMPVITADVDLLDAQIITLDRTPTELDIRRIRRVRNRVLTARRDLANRIADASKSGGAA; from the coding sequence ATGAATCCCATCGTCACTGTTCAGGAAGCTGTTACCGCGTTCGCCGACTGGATCGAGCCGACGGATGCGGAGCTGGACGCGATCGAGCGGGAGATGCCCGTCATCACGGCGGACGTCGACCTGTTGGACGCGCAGATCATCACGCTGGACCGCACGCCGACCGAACTGGACATCCGGCGTATCCGCCGGGTCCGCAACCGCGTGCTGACGGCCCGCCGGGACCTGGCCAACCGCATCGCCGACGCGAGCAAGTCGGGTGGTGCGGCATGA
- a CDS encoding protein spdB: MKAKTALPAVAMTAVSMVLTLAVVVIWLGTAMPWPVALVVGLGIDGGWLATLAYERRLAAQGDHSRTVTGVGWSFGLIAAGVLVAHALTAEESTGAWLAVAWLPIAAKALWLVHGMWERTALTPRALDAIQGIQQEARDEAAVARARLRAEAGTEETRLTAVTEAGARVARVQARTAQALSRAWSTLESARNGEDTGRALTSVTNRVTPDVTPRWELPVWGPAEPVAPALNAAPALTDTALDDLVDEIRHSEVPALSYREMALRFRAAGHSASEVRLRAAWKRVA, encoded by the coding sequence ATGAAGGCGAAGACCGCTCTGCCCGCCGTCGCGATGACGGCGGTGTCCATGGTCCTCACCCTGGCCGTGGTCGTCATATGGCTCGGTACCGCGATGCCGTGGCCGGTCGCCCTGGTCGTCGGTCTCGGGATCGACGGCGGATGGCTGGCCACCCTCGCCTACGAACGCCGCCTCGCTGCGCAGGGCGACCACAGCCGCACGGTGACCGGCGTCGGCTGGTCCTTCGGCCTCATCGCGGCCGGCGTCCTGGTGGCGCACGCGCTCACCGCCGAGGAGTCCACCGGCGCGTGGCTGGCCGTGGCATGGCTGCCCATCGCGGCCAAAGCCCTCTGGCTGGTCCACGGGATGTGGGAGCGCACCGCACTCACCCCCAGGGCCCTGGACGCGATCCAGGGGATCCAGCAGGAAGCCCGTGACGAGGCGGCCGTGGCTCGTGCCCGGCTGCGGGCGGAAGCGGGCACCGAGGAGACCCGGTTGACGGCCGTGACGGAGGCCGGCGCCCGCGTCGCCCGCGTCCAGGCCAGGACCGCACAGGCCCTCTCCCGGGCCTGGTCGACGCTGGAATCGGCACGGAACGGTGAGGACACCGGTAGGGCGCTCACCAGTGTGACGAACCGCGTCACACCCGACGTCACACCCCGCTGGGAACTCCCCGTCTGGGGACCCGCCGAACCCGTGGCACCCGCCCTGAACGCAGCACCCGCGCTCACCGACACTGCCCTCGACGACCTGGTCGACGAGATCCGGCACAGCGAGGTTCCGGCCCTGTCCTACCGGGAGATGGCCCTGCGGTTCCGCGCGGCCGGCCACTCCGCCTCCGAGGTCCGCCTGAGGGCCGCGTGGAAGCGTGTCGCCTGA
- a CDS encoding RRQRL motif-containing zinc-binding protein gives MSAAWGKCFDPTGTRYGIPTYPWCLAPDGLATRRQLRAKGLRPGGQDIAAQVMRVNRRAGGVRVSYLYRLDLAKPVRPMTSRKWGALALAMLARRTCPKCQVIYGYCMPRSLGMCVLCAYPDDQRAA, from the coding sequence ATGTCCGCAGCCTGGGGTAAGTGCTTCGACCCGACCGGCACCCGCTACGGCATCCCCACCTACCCGTGGTGCCTGGCCCCGGACGGGCTCGCCACCCGCCGCCAGTTACGTGCCAAGGGGCTGCGTCCGGGCGGGCAGGACATCGCGGCGCAGGTCATGCGCGTCAACCGGCGCGCGGGCGGGGTCCGGGTCTCCTACCTCTACCGCCTCGACCTCGCCAAGCCGGTACGGCCGATGACCTCGCGGAAGTGGGGCGCGCTCGCCCTGGCGATGCTCGCCCGCCGCACCTGCCCGAAGTGCCAGGTCATTTACGGCTACTGCATGCCTCGCTCGCTCGGCATGTGCGTGCTCTGCGCCTACCCCGACGACCAGCGCGCCGCCTAA
- a CDS encoding ATP-binding protein, with protein MGDTVVHLHKNTETPAEPAPEPAAVTTLTVVPDPAPAAPVPLWVRSGHAIQTAVTHETTRTTARAVARHTLYVVGGARIAAKRTWDGRTASRYERMFRAAEAAGNHEMAAEWEERGQHFREARHRRRMDLLHSPLDAAKGVAVGTGMGIGSLVALGIVMAVATKDVTHVVTPLMATVDFINLLITIVQVVWGPALAIGPFLALLALWAIGSKQQAAPAWALPDNACSSEGEPITPSIVVKALRDLGVPALRNAIKEMGDAGASMLGPIRIAGCGVEVDATLPSGVSTIEVQNRRRKLAENLTRHEHEVFITIPTAARTVRLWVADSGALDEPIGPSPLMTDETMTADYTKGRAPWGQDLRGDAATISLYQRHLLITGLSNQGKTAALRALALWLALDRSVEFWVGDLKGVGDWAMFDGLASRFVQGPTDDHVIEVTELVEDAVEEMNRRIQAPPGTVFPLLVVIVDEAQVAFMCPAKDEAKRPYGGAKANSLYFMGVRKIHNQGRAVNVLMWQGTQDPTDQNLPKLVREGAHTRASLALGTESQARMALGDKAVDGGAAPNLLRPGLDRGTLVVASDGIAIPVGQASITVRTHYISTDDAKEIADRAKAMRDGVTTLRTVDRREVRDALADVASVLGDAKRLHTQDIVKRLSILDADAYGDWSFIDLKRVLEAAGVEPYKSHGRMVVRADDVTRALTNRDSDGSASVS; from the coding sequence ATGGGCGACACCGTCGTTCACCTGCACAAGAACACCGAAACCCCGGCCGAACCGGCCCCGGAGCCGGCCGCCGTGACCACGTTGACCGTGGTCCCTGACCCGGCACCTGCCGCACCCGTTCCGCTGTGGGTCCGCTCCGGGCACGCCATACAGACCGCGGTCACGCACGAGACGACCAGGACGACCGCCCGCGCGGTCGCCCGGCACACCCTGTACGTCGTCGGCGGGGCGAGGATCGCGGCGAAGCGGACGTGGGACGGCCGCACGGCATCCCGGTACGAGCGGATGTTCCGCGCGGCCGAAGCCGCCGGGAACCACGAGATGGCCGCCGAGTGGGAGGAGCGGGGGCAGCACTTCCGCGAGGCCCGCCACCGCCGCCGCATGGACCTGCTCCACTCGCCCCTCGACGCCGCCAAGGGCGTAGCGGTCGGCACCGGAATGGGTATCGGGTCACTGGTCGCCCTCGGCATCGTCATGGCGGTCGCGACGAAGGACGTCACGCACGTCGTCACGCCGTTGATGGCCACGGTCGACTTCATCAACCTGCTGATCACCATCGTTCAGGTGGTGTGGGGCCCGGCCCTCGCGATCGGCCCGTTCCTCGCTCTGCTCGCCTTATGGGCCATCGGCAGCAAGCAGCAGGCCGCACCGGCATGGGCCCTGCCCGACAACGCCTGCAGCAGTGAAGGCGAGCCCATCACCCCGTCGATCGTGGTCAAGGCCCTGCGCGACCTCGGAGTCCCCGCGCTCCGCAACGCCATCAAGGAGATGGGCGACGCCGGCGCGAGCATGCTGGGTCCGATCCGGATCGCCGGATGCGGCGTGGAAGTCGACGCGACCCTGCCCTCCGGGGTGTCGACGATCGAGGTGCAGAACCGGCGGCGCAAGCTCGCCGAGAACCTGACCCGGCACGAGCACGAGGTGTTCATCACCATCCCGACCGCCGCCCGCACCGTGCGGCTGTGGGTAGCGGACTCGGGGGCGCTGGACGAGCCGATCGGGCCGTCCCCGCTCATGACGGACGAGACGATGACCGCCGACTACACCAAGGGCCGCGCTCCCTGGGGCCAGGATCTGCGCGGCGACGCAGCGACGATCAGCCTGTACCAGCGCCACCTGTTGATCACGGGGTTGTCGAACCAGGGCAAGACCGCCGCGCTGCGTGCGCTCGCGCTGTGGCTCGCGCTGGACCGGTCGGTCGAGTTCTGGGTGGGTGACCTGAAGGGTGTGGGGGACTGGGCCATGTTCGACGGTCTCGCTTCCCGGTTCGTCCAGGGGCCGACCGACGACCACGTCATCGAGGTCACCGAGCTGGTCGAGGACGCGGTCGAGGAGATGAACCGCCGCATCCAGGCCCCGCCGGGCACCGTCTTCCCTCTGCTGGTCGTCATCGTGGACGAGGCGCAGGTCGCGTTTATGTGCCCGGCCAAGGACGAGGCCAAGCGCCCGTACGGCGGGGCGAAGGCCAACTCCCTTTACTTCATGGGCGTCCGCAAGATCCACAACCAGGGGCGGGCGGTCAACGTCCTGATGTGGCAGGGCACCCAGGACCCCACGGATCAGAACCTTCCCAAGCTGGTCCGCGAGGGCGCCCACACCCGCGCCTCCCTCGCGCTGGGCACCGAGTCACAGGCCCGGATGGCGCTGGGGGACAAGGCGGTCGACGGCGGCGCCGCCCCAAACCTGCTGCGCCCGGGGCTGGACCGGGGAACCCTGGTCGTCGCGTCCGACGGGATCGCCATTCCGGTCGGCCAAGCATCCATCACCGTGCGCACGCACTACATCAGCACCGACGATGCCAAGGAGATCGCCGACCGCGCGAAGGCAATGCGGGACGGGGTCACCACCCTGCGCACCGTCGACCGCAGGGAGGTCCGCGACGCGCTCGCCGACGTCGCATCCGTCCTCGGGGACGCGAAGCGCTTGCACACCCAGGACATCGTCAAGCGGCTCAGCATCCTCGACGCGGACGCCTACGGCGACTGGTCGTTCATCGACCTCAAGCGCGTCCTGGAGGCCGCCGGGGTGGAGCCGTACAAGTCGCACGGCCGCATGGTCGTCCGTGCCGACGACGTCACTCGCGCCCTTACCAACCGCGACAGCGACGGTTCCGCTTCCGTCTCCTGA